The Streptomyces puniciscabiei genomic interval CGGATCGGCACGCCCGCCCGGGCCAGCGCCCACTCGAAGGTGAAGCTGCAGCCGAGCAGGAACGACACCAGGTCGTCCCGCCAGTGCGCGCGCACGTCGGTGGGCTCCTCGACCAACTCGCCGTCCCGCCACACCCGGTAGCGCGGCAGATCCGTGCGCAGGTCGGCGCCCTCGGCGAGGACGGTCGAGGTGGAACCGGCGTCCGTGACGTCCAGCACCGGGCACGGCTTGGGGTTGCGCTGGCAGAACAGCAGCATGTCGTACGCCCAGTCGGCCGGCACCGAGATGAGGTTGGCCTGTGTGTGGCCCGCCGCGACCCCGGCCGTCGGGCCCGCGAGGCCGTCCCGGAAGCGGGCCCGGGCGGCTTGCGGACTCCACGCGTGCGCGCGCTCGTCGACTGCGGTGACGGGGAGGTCCTCGGTACGCGGGGTCTGCGTCATGCCGGCTCCTCGGGACGTGAGCAATGCCGTCCCGAGCACGATAGAGGATCGTTCAACGATCCTTCAATACCCATGTTGTTTCGTTCCGGTCTGTGCGATTGAATTCCGGCATGGCAGAGCAGCTGACGGCACTGGCCGACGACCGTGCGCTCCTGGGGCGTACCAGCACCGCGGAGCGGGTCTCGGACATCCTCCGGAGTCGTATCGCCGACGGGTACTTCCCGCCCGGCACCCGGCTGTCGGAGGACGGCATCGGCGGGGCGCTCGGGGTCTCCCGCAACACCCTGCGCGAGGCGTTCCGGCTGCTCACGCACGAGCGCCTGCTGGTCCACGAGCTCAACCGCGGGGTCTTTGTGCGGGTTCTGACCGTGGAGGACGTCGAGGACATCTACCGCACGCGCTCCCTGGTCGAGTGCGCCGTCGTGCGCGGGCTCGGCGAGCCGCCGTACCGGCTGGAGGGGGTCACGGCGGCGGTCGCCGAAGGAGAGCGGGCGACCGCGGAGAAAGACTGGAAGGCGCTGGGCACCGCCAACATCCACTTCCACCGGGAGCTCGTCGCCCTCGCGGGCAGTGAACGCACCGACGAACTGATGCGCAGTGTCTTCGCCGAGCTGCGGCTCGCCTTCCACGTCGTCGACGACCCGCGCCGACTGCACGAGCCCTACCTCGCCCGCAACCACGAGATCCTGCAGGCGCTGCAGGCCGGGGACCGGAACGGGGCGGAAGAACTGCTGGAGACCTATCTGGCGGACTCGCTGGAGCGGATCGTCGAGGTGTACCGGCGAAGGGTGGGCGAGGAAGCCTCCCCGTAGCCGAAGAGCGACCCGCGGCCCTTTCGGTCAAACCGGCGGAGCCGCACCGTTTGGGTCGATGTCAGACCCAGGACCTAATCTGTGCACCGTGACTTCGCCTGCATCGACGGACAGTGTTCCGCCCCAGCTCAGCGCGGGGCCGCGCCCGGCTCCGGGCCCGGCCGCCGACGAGGGGCTGGCGCGGCGGCTGCGCGCGCTCGCCTGCACCGCGCCGCTGCACGACCTCGACGCGCGCAAGGCCAACCTGGCCGGTGAGTACTCGGTGTACGGCATGGCCGAGGTGGCCCTCGCCGCCATCGACCTGGTCACCCTCAACATGGACTTCGACACCGGCGCCGACCACGAGCAGATCGTGGCCCGGCTCATCCCGCGCATCGCCGCCCAGGCCCCGCACCGGCCGCCCGCCGAGCACGAGCGCGTGGCCCGCTGGGTCCTGGAGAACCTGATCAACGTCGGCAGCGTCGACCGCGGCTTCCGCGCCGTCTACGGCACCTTCGCGCCGGATGGTTCATACGTCCGCCGGGACTACGACTTCAAGCTGATCGAAGAGGTCCCCGGCCCCGGCGGCACGGTGTACCTGCGCACGACGGACGAGGCGGTCAACGTCCTGGTCGGCGCCCTCGACACCGACGTCACCAGCGCCCAGATCGCCGCCGAGGTCAAGCTGGAGGTGCTGATCAGCCGCGGGCGGCTCGCCGACGCCCAGCTCGCCGCCGAGCAGGCCCGCTACCGCACGGTGCAGTACTCGGAGACCCTGCGCCGGGCCCTGGAGGCCACCCGGCGCAACGTCCGCGCGGTCGACTGGCTGTCCGCCGTGCCGGACATGATCGCCGAGGCCCTGGACCACGTCGCCGACCGCTACCGCCACGAGAACGCGATCCTCACCAACATCCGCAGGGCACGGGACGAGACCGAGGAGCCCGAGCACAAGCGCCGCGCCGCCGAGCTGGTCGACATCGTCAAGGACTGCATCCGGCGCCACACCCAGCTCCAGTCGCGGCTGCTGGAGGCCGGCCCGCTGTTCCGCGCCGAACAGGACCGCCAGGCCTTCGCCGCACCCGCGGCCACGTCCGGAATAGACCTCTACGGCCATCTCGTCGCCCCTGTCCTGCCGTTGCCCCTGGAGCAGGCCATCCGGGTCACCGACGCCTTCTTCGCGAACGGCACGGGGCTGCGGACGCCCGTGTCCGTACGGGTCGCCGATCTCGTCGACATACTGCTGACGCCGCCCGTCGAGCGGGAACACCTGGGTGCGGAGATGCCCGAACCCGACCTGATCGCCACGCCCGACGACAGCCGGTTCAGCGAGGAGCAGCTGGCCGCCGCGACGGAGCTGCTGGACCTGCCGGCCGACGCGCCGCGCAGGCTGTCGGGGCTGCTGGCCGAGGCCCGGCGCTCCGGTGACCCCGATCTGGCCTATCTGGTGGCCCTGTTGGCGGTGCACGCGGCCAGTCCGGCTGTCGGCACCGCGTACCGGCAGGGTGAGGAGAAGCTGCTGTTCGCCGTGGACGACGGGACCGAGCTGGACGATCCCGAGTTCGGCGGGGCAGACCTGATCTTGGGGACCGCCCTGCTGGACGCGGCGGGGATGGCGGCGGACCGGACGGAAGCAGCATGAGTCAACAACAGCGCGACAAGGAGCCCCAACCGTGAGCGAGCACGTCGAGTGGAGTGAGGCGGAGTCGTCGGCACCGTCGGCGCCCGCCGCCGTCACCCCCGCCGACGCCGCCGACGCGGCGCGGCTCGTCGCCTTCGGGCTCCAGCCCAAGCTGCAGCCCGCGCGCGACCAGGAGTACACGGAGCTGCTGCGCCGCTACCGCGAAGACCCGGCGTTCGCGCGGCTCGCCGACGCCGTCGCCACCGGCCTGGGCCTCGTCGTGCTGGAGGTGTCCCCGCGCGCGGGCATGGCCGTGACGGCCGCCGAGGACTCGGTGTTCGCCGTCCGCATGGGTGACTACGCGCGTCGCACCGCCGCCGACTCCGGCGACCGCTTCCTGCACGGGCTCGCCCACCTCGCCGTCGCCGCACTGGCCTTCCCACGCCCGGAGGACCTGGCCGACGACACCTACATCGGACGCGTCACCGTCAACGGCGTCGACGCCTTCGTACGGCAGGCCTGCCGGCGCCTGGAGGAACGGGCCGAGGAACTGGGCGAGAACACCGACCCGGCGACCGACGCGCCCGGGCTGGAGGCCGCCTGGCGCATCTGGGCCAGACGCAGCGCCACCGGCGCCACCAAGGACGCCCGCCGCCCGGCCGCCTCCACCACCGGCATCGTGGCCAAGGCACTCGCCTTCCTCACCGACTCGGGTTTCCTGCAGCGCACCGGCGACGACGGCGGCGGCACCTACCGCACCACGGCTCGCTACCAGCTCCAGGTCCGCGACATGGCCGGCAGCGCCGCCATGGCCGAACTGCTCGAGCTGGGCGTCGTACCGGTGACCGACGGCACGGCCAGCCTGCTGCCCGCCGAGGACACCGGGGATCTGGAACTGGTCGCCGACGCCGGGCTGCCGTTCCACTCCTGAAACCCTCCGAACCACCGCACCTTTCCGAAGACTTAACGCGAGAGTCCGCCATGTACGAGCTGTCCCGGGTCCGCCTCTACTCCATCGGTCCCGCCGGTGCGCGCTACGCCGACACCGTGCTTGACCTGCGGGGTGTCGGCGAGCCCGTGCCCGACCCGGCGCCCACGCAGGCGGAGTTCTTCGAGGAGGAGCCGTCCGGCCCGCCCCGCCGGCCCGCGCCCGCGGGCGTGCTCTTCCTGGAGAACGGCGGCGGCAAGTCCGTCCTGCTCAAACTGATCTTCTCGGTGATGCTGCCGGGCCACCGCAACACCCTCGGCGGCGCCAGCTCCGGTGTGCTGCGCAAGTTCCTGCTCGCCGACGACTGCGGACACGTGGCGCTGGAGTGGCAGCACGTGCAGACCGGCGAGTGCGTCGTCGTCGGCAAGGTGAGCGAATGGCGCGGACGGCAGGTGTCCAACGACCCGCGCAAGTTCGCCGAGGCCTGGTACTCGTTCCGGCCCGGCCCCGGACTGAGCCTGGACAACCTGCCCGTCGCGGAGTCCACCGCCGTACGGCCGCCCGTCGAGGGCACCTCGGGTGCCCAGGGCCGGCGCCGCACCATGAAGGGCTTCCGTGACGCCCTGACGGAGGCGGGCAAGGCCTACCCGCACCTGGAGGTGCACTGGGAGGAGATCCACGACCGCTGGATCGAGCACCTCGGCGACCTCGGCCTCGACCCCGAACTCTTCCGCTACCAGCGGGAGATGAACGCCGACGAGGGCGAGGCGGCCGGTCTCTTCGCGGTCAAGAAGGACTCCGACTTCACCGACCTGCTGCTGCGCGCCGTCACCGACACCCGCGACACCGACGGCCTCGCCGACCTCGTCAGCGGCTTCGGCAACAAGCTGGGCAGACGCGCGGAGCTGATCGCCGAACGCGACTTCACCGCCGGGTCGGTCGACCTGCTCGGGCGGATCGTCGAGGCCGCCGAGGCCCGCTCACGCGCGCGTGACATCCACGCCGGCGCCGAGCGCCGCACCCGCACCCTCGCCCGGCGGCTGTCCGCGCGGGCGGTGCGCGAGCGCGTGCGCGCCGCCGACCTCGCCCAGCGGGTCACGGCCGCCGCCTACGCCGTCACCCACTCCGAGGGCGCCCGTGAGCGCAGCGCCCTGATCGCCGCCGAACTCGCCTACCGGCACGCCTCCCTGGCACTGGCCGCCGCCGAGAAGTCCGCCGCCGCGCAGAAGCGCGAGCTGGCCGACGCCCGCACCCTGCACTCCGCCTGGCAGGCCGCCGAGGCCGTGCTGCGCCACCGCGCCGCCGCCGACCGGGTCGCGCGCGTGTCCGCCGCCATCCAGGAGGCAGAGCGCGACGCGGCGCCCGCGCTCGCCGCCCGTGCCAAGGCCGCCGTGGACCTCGTACGGGCCCTGCACGCGGCCGCGGAGAGCGCCGAGGCCCTCGCCAACGAGGGGGAGGAGCGCTCCGCCGCGCTTCAGGAGGTCAGCGAGTCCGCCTACCGCGACTCGACGACCGCGGCGACCGAGGCCCAGCGCGCCCGCAGCGAGGCCGGACATCTGCGCCAGCGCCTCGCCGAGGTCGAGCAGGAGACCGCCGAGGCGGTCCGGGCGGGCTGGCTCGACGACACCGCCCCGGACGCCGACCCGGCGCGGGCCGCGCTCGCCGCCAGCGACGCCGAGAAGACCGCCGTGGCCACCTGGGACGCGGCCCGCGAGGCCGCCCGCAAGGCCGCCGAGCACGCGCGCGAGGCGGCCTCCGCCGAGGCCCGCGCGGAACTGACCGCCGCGCGCGCGGCGGACGCCGCGACGGCGGCCGAGCGGTCCTACCAGGCCGAGCGGCGCCTCGCCGAGTCCCTGGCCGCCGAGGAACGGCTCGCCGAACTGCTCAGCCTGCCGGGTGCGCCCGCGACCGGGCAGCCCGGAGTGCCCGGGCCCCGCTCGGGGGCCGACGACGCCACGGGGACGCGGCCCCGGGCGGGCGCGGACGGGGGAACGCACGCCCCTGCGGGCGGACGCGACGGCGTACCGCAGCCGACGGGGCCGGGCGCGCCCGGCACCCTTCGCCCGCTCGCCGAAGGCTCCCTCACCCCCGAGGAACTCGACCGCTTCGCCGACGAGTTGCGCGAACTCCTCGACGATGCCGTCTCGACCGCCGAACGGCACCTCTTCGAGCTGCGCACCGCCGCCGCCGACGACTCCCGGATCCTCGGCGCGCTCGGTGACGGCGGACTGCTGCCGCCGGGCCCGGACGTCCTGGCCACGGTGGAGTTCCTCGGCGAGCACGGCATCCCGGCGCTGCCCGGCTGGCGCTATCTCGCCCAGGCCGTCGATCCCGCCGACCACGCGCGCGTGCTCGCCGCCCGCCCGGAGCTGGTCGACGGCGTGATCATCACCGACCCCGACACGCACGCGCGTGCCCGCGAGACGCTCGGTGACGCCGCCCTGCTGCCCCGCTCCGCCGTCGCCGTCGGCACCGCCGCCGCCCTGCTCGCCCCGCCGCCCGCCGACAGCGCCGCCGCCGCAGACGTCTTCCTCGTGCCGCCGAACCCGGCCATGCACGACGAGCACGCCGCCGACGAGGAACGGCAGGCACTGCGCGCCCGGGCCACCGAGCGGGACGAGGAGATCCGCGCGCTCGCCGCACGACTCGGCAAGGACCGCGAACTGGCCGCCCGGCTCGCCTCCTGGCGCACCGGCTGCCCCGCCGGACGCCTCACCGAACTGCGCCAGGCCGCCCAGGAGACCCGCGCGTTCGCCGAGGAGGCCGAGGCCGAACTGGCCGAGGCCCGCACGGTGCGCGCGGAGGCCGACGAGGCCGCCGCCGAGGCCGCCCAGGTCCGCGACGAGCGGCAGGAGGCCGCGCAGAAGGCCCGCCGCGCCGCCGACGCCCTAGCCGGACTGGCCTACCGGCTCCGCGAGCGCGCCGGCTGGCAGGTGAAACTGCGGGAACTCGCCGACGAGGCCGCCGAGTCCGAGGCCCGGGCCCAGGCCTGCCTGGAGCGCGCCCGCGCCGCCGACGAGGACCGCCGCGCCGCCCAGCGCGCCGCCGACGACGCCCGCCGCACCGCACGGGCCCTGCGCGCCGAGCGCTCCGAGATCGCCGGCGCCCCCGACGACGTACCGGTCGAGGACGCCGACGCCCCCAAGGCGTCCCTGCCCGCCCTCCGCGAGGCCTACCGGGCCGCCTCCCAGGTGTACGAGAAGGTCGGCGTCGGCGCCGATCTGCGCGCCGAGCAGGCCCGCGCGGAGAGTGACGAGAGTGCCGCCCGCGCCGAACTCGACCGGCTCAGCAACAAGGT includes:
- a CDS encoding putative hydro-lyase, with the protein product MTQTPRTEDLPVTAVDERAHAWSPQAARARFRDGLAGPTAGVAAGHTQANLISVPADWAYDMLLFCQRNPKPCPVLDVTDAGSTSTVLAEGADLRTDLPRYRVWRDGELVEEPTDVRAHWRDDLVSFLLGCSFTFEWALARAGVPIRHVEQGRNVPMYVTTRACRAAGRLRGPMVVSMRPVPAEHIRAAIRESGLLPAVHGGPVHCGDPAALGIGDLARPDFGDPVAFAPGDIPVFWACGVTPQAAVMASRPPFAITHAPGQMFLTDARDEQYRLVGIV
- a CDS encoding GntR family transcriptional regulator translates to MAEQLTALADDRALLGRTSTAERVSDILRSRIADGYFPPGTRLSEDGIGGALGVSRNTLREAFRLLTHERLLVHELNRGVFVRVLTVEDVEDIYRTRSLVECAVVRGLGEPPYRLEGVTAAVAEGERATAEKDWKALGTANIHFHRELVALAGSERTDELMRSVFAELRLAFHVVDDPRRLHEPYLARNHEILQALQAGDRNGAEELLETYLADSLERIVEVYRRRVGEEASP